A part of Salvelinus namaycush isolate Seneca unplaced genomic scaffold, SaNama_1.0 Scaffold516, whole genome shotgun sequence genomic DNA contains:
- the LOC120041722 gene encoding dynein regulatory complex protein 9-like — MSVPLSGVELLRVCTVLQDCSAQLSVLGHIMPDTYRGRPEADKFVSADIGQVLEQQKGAEQNLKAARQFERESGRLSDATRELHRSQKELNRTLEENPLSPDNLAKVQRDSQFVGHVIADVLAELQEKGTFHSLLFAVEEEKRRKANLLDIIIRSGYGQYEYVG; from the exons ATGTCGGTTCCTTTGTCTGGGGTAGAGCTGCTCAGAGTGTGTACAGTGCTCCAGGACTGTTCTGCACAGCTGTCAGTGCTGGGTCACATCATGCCCGACACCTACAGGGGTCGTCCAGAAGCTGATAAG TTTGTGTCAGCCGACATTGGACAGGTCCTTGAACAGCAGAAAGGGGCAGAGCAGAACCTGAAAGCAGCCCGTCAGTTTGAGAGAGAGTCTGGGAGACTGTCAGATGCCACCCGTGAGCTGCACAGATCCCAGAAGGAACTGAACCGCACACTAGAGGAGAACCCACTGTCCCCTGACAACCTGGCCAAGGTGCAGAGAGACAG TCAGTTTGTGGGTCACGTGATTGCTGATGTGTTGGCAGAGCTGCAAGAGAAAGGGACCTTTCACAGCTTGCTTTTCGCTGTGGAAGAAGAGAAAAGAAGGAAGGCCAACCTCCTGGACATAATAATCAGGTCAGGTTATGGTCAATATGAATATGTAGGCTAA